The sequence below is a genomic window from Desulfatirhabdium butyrativorans DSM 18734.
TCTCTCGCCATTTCCCTGATCATCGGTTTCATTCTGGGGATTCTCACAGAGCGGATTTTTCTGGATCGGCTGATCGGTGAACCGGTTCTATCCGTCATCATGGTCACCGTGGGGCTGAGTTTCTTTTTCAAAGGAATTGTTGAGTTGTTATGGGGGACCGACACCCGGGTATTCAATCCGCCGGTGTTTTCCATGGAGCCGATCAAGTTCGGTCCCATCGTCGTTGGGCAGGTCTATGTGTGGAGCTTTGTTGCCGCCATGATTCTGCTGGTGGTTTTCGTTTCATTTTTCAAATACACGCAATGGGGGTTGTCGATGCAGGCGACTGCAGACGACGAGATGGCAGCGCTCTCCGTCGGGGTGAGCGCACGTTTCGTGTATGCAGCGGCCTGGGCCATTGCCTTCATGGCTGCCGGGGTCGGCGGAACCTTGCTTGGAAACATCAATGGGTTGAATATCTCGGTCGGCTATCTGGGGCTACTGGTGCTGCCTGCCGTCGTGCTGGGCGGATTGAATTCCATACCGGGCGCCATTGTCGGCGGGCTCATCATCGGGGTGCTTCAGAATCTTGCAGGCGCCTATCTCGACAGATATTTCCCCGGGGGTGTCAAGGAAATCGCACCGTTTGTTTTCATGGCCATTTTCCTGCTGTTCAAACCCCATGGACTCTGGGGCTGGGAGCGAATTGAACGGGTATAACGAACGATAACGGAGTGATGCAATGTCCACAACCTTTCTGCCGTGCGGTGTGTATCATGAAAATTACGCGCAGGATCATGCGTGGTTTCAAACAAACCTGATCAAGGGCAAGATGATCCTGCTCTTTGTGCTGCTGTACCTGGTCGTCCCCTGGGTGGCGGACGTCTACTGGATCAGTGTCATGAATCAGGTAGGCTACACGATCATGGGCGCGCTGGGGGTGCAACTGCTCATTGGCTATTGCGGGCAGCTTACCCTGGGACATGCGGCATTCATCGCCGTTGGCGCCTATACGAGTACGCTGCTGATTCTGGAATTTCCCTGGCCGCAATTCCTTCTCGATGTGGGGTTGGCCTATCCGATCAGTATTTTTGTGGCAGCCATCGTGGCCGGTATCTGGAGCGTTTTGTTCGGCCTTCCTTCGGCACGGGTCAAGGGGTTTTACCTGATCCTGACAACGATGGCCGCACAATTTATTACCGTCGATTTTCTGATTACCCAGTACATTAGCCAGATCGGCGGAAGAGGGCAGGCGTTTTCCCTTCCTGCCGGAACGATCAAGATCGGTCCCTGGACAATTGACAGCGACGTCAAGGTTTATTACATGATTTTGACCTTTGTGGTGATCTGTATCGCAGGCGTGGCCAATCTCGTACGCTCTCGTGTGGGCAGAGCCTGGATCGCCATCCGAGACAACGATATTTCCGCCGAGGTGATGGGTATCAATATCGTTCAGTACAAACTGATGGCGTTTTTTGTGGCGGGCTTCATTGGTGGTATCGCAGGCGCCTGCTGGATCAGCAACCTTGCCGCCATCAGCCCGGAGCACTTTCCCTGGTTCTGGTCCTTGTGGCTGGTCGGGGTCATCCTGATCGGCGGTGTAGGCTCGATTCACGGAACGGTTTTTGGAGCGCTGTTCATGGTTGTCGTCATGGAACTGCTGCAGATGGCTGTGATGCCGCTATCCGATGCCTACCCGAAATTGCTGATGGATTTTCTCTTTATCAAGGAAGCCGCATTTGGTCTTTCGATCTGCCTGTTTCTGCTGTTCGAGCCCAATGGACTGGCCTATCGCTGGTGGCAGATCAAGAATTATTTCAACCTGTGGCCGTTTTCGTATTAGATAAACGGCATTTCATGATGGTGATCCGGAGATTCATTCCCGGGTTCGAAAAGGAGGTGAGGCGTACGACAGGCCGATGCGATATGGATCGGAAATGGGTTGATGGATCGGGGGACGTAGAACGGGATGACAGAAACAACAAAGGAGGAAAGGGCATGAAACCGAAACGTTCGTGGTGGGTTTGGTTGTCGATTGTGATGATTTTGGGATGGGCCGCAGGCGCCGGAGCTGCCGATGAAATCAATATCGGTGCCTTGAACGACATGACGGGAGCTACATCCGATGTCGGCAAGGACTATGCCTTGGGTATTGCCGAGGCCATCAACTACATCAACGACACCGGGGGTATCAACGGCAAGAAAATCAAGTTGTTTCAGTTTGACTATGGATATCGCATTCCCGAGGCATTGACGAAGTACAGCCTGTTCAAGCAAAAAAAATGCGTGGCGGTTCTTGGCTGGGGAACCGGGGATACGGAAGCGCTTGCGCCCACCGTTGGCAAAGATAAAATGCCCTATATTTCGGCATCCTATTCGGGTCATCTGTGCGACCCCAAAAAGGCCCCTTACAACCTGTTCTTTTCAACGGACTACTCCACGCAGGCGCGGGGTTTGATCACGGCCTGGTTTGACAAGAAATGGCCGAAAAAACCTGACTTTGGAAAGCGAAAACCGCGAATCGTCTTCGCTTACATGTTTGCATCCCCTTTCAGCAGCGCTTCCATCAAGGCAGCCGAGGACCAGGCAACCATGCTTGGGTTCGAAGTCGGCCCGAAACAGGACGTATCCTTGTTCGCCATCGATACCAAGAGCCAGATCCTCGCCATGAAAGATTTCAAACCGGATGTCGTTCTGCATACAAACACCGTGATGTCGGTTGCGGCCACCATTCGTGATGCCTATGCGCTCGAGTTGGGAGCTGACAACATCATCGTGAATTGGGGATTTGACGAGGCGCTGCCGGTTCTTGCCGGTAAAGCCGCCGAAGGGGCCATGGGATGTGCGCCCTGGGCGTTCTTCGGGCAGGATGTGAAGCTGATGGACAAGGTCAAGGAATATGCCCAGAAATTCAATCCGGGTATTCCGCTGGAAAAGCGAACGATTCACACCATACAGGCATGGGCGAATGCCATGGGGCTTGCCGAAGCACTGAAGCGGGCTGACAAGGCCGGGGATCTCACGGGTGAAGGCATTCTGAAAAAAGGCTTTGAGACCATGAGAAACTATGAAATCGGTCTGGGTCTGGCCCCGGTGTCGTTTACGCCGACGGACCACCGGCCGCAGAGCAAGGCCCGGATTTATGAATACAAGGATGGCAAGTTCGTCATGATGGACGAAGTCGATCTGAAAGCCAGATGGCCGGAAAAATGGGAAAAAGAGTGGCTGGGATGGTAAATCAAAGGAGGGCCCGAGCTTGTCAGCCGAGACGATTCTGAAAATCAACAATATCGAAGTCAAGTACCACGAAGTCATCCTGGTGATCAAAGGGGTTTCCATCGAAATTCCCAAGGGGGGTATCGTTGCGCTTCTGGGGGCCAACGGTGCTGGAAAGAGCACCACGCTGAAAGCCGTCTCGGGTCTTCTGAACCACGAAGACGGCGAGGTCACAGACGGCTCCATCGAATTCATGGGTGAGCGGATCGATAAGATGCGGGCCGAAAAAATCGCGAAGCTCGGTATCGTCCAGGTGATCGAAGGGAGACGGGTCTTCGAGCATCTGACCGTCGAAGAAAACCTCAAGGTCGGCGCCCACCTGCGGAAAAAGGAAGGCCGCTCCGTCAAAGACGGGCTGGATATGGTCTATCATTATTTCCCGAGGCTCAAGGAAAAGCGCAACGAAACCGCCGGATTCATCAGTGGCGGCGAGCAGCAGATGACGGTCGTGGGCAGGGCCCTGATGACGAGCCCAAAGCTCATTTTGCTGGACGAGCCCTCCATGGGTCTTGCACCGATGCTGATCCACGAGATATTCAACATCATCACGCGGCTCAACCGGGAAGAGGGGATATCGATCCTTCTGGTGGAACAGAACGCCAAGCTGGCCCTGAACGTGGCGCCCCATGCATACGTGATGGAAAACGGCAGGATCGTCATGGACGATACGGCGGAAAAACTCAAGCAAAACCCGGATATCAAGGATTTCTATCTCGGTTTGAAGGATGTCGGCACCCGGAAGAGCTTCCGGGATGTCAAACACTACAAGCGGCGAAAACGCTGGCTTGCCTGAAAAGGAGAAGGGGGAGAGGACCATGCGCATGCAATCATGGTTTGGAAAATGGACGATCGTTCTGGCTGTCGCTTTGCTGGTCGGCGGATGTGCGGCGATGACGCCACAGCCGACTGCGGATACGTTCAAGGCCCCGGAGGTGACACTCGATTCGATGGAGGTAGCCCATTACTGGGGCTGGTGGTTCTTTGCCAAGACGGTACAACCTACAAAGGGTACGGCCGGGGACTATGGGGCACCGCTCGATCTGGCATTTGTCTTCAATGTACACAATCCAAACACCTTTCCGGTGATGCTCGAAAGCCTGAAATTCACGGTGGCATTCGAGGATTTCGATCTGAACTCCTTGAATTCGGCCGAAACCCAATGGATACCGCCGGGAAAGACGAATCAGGTGCGGGTTCATGGCATGTTCGACGGGCAGCAGTCCCGCCTGAACCTGATGCTGGTCGGGGGGCAGAAACTGAAGGAAAAGGGGGTGGATGCGTTTACCCAGCTCGAGAAGTGGTGGACGACGATTGGCGAAGGTAAATTTCCGGTCAATGTGAAGGAAGGTGCGGCCGTCTTCAAGGCCGATGGCCTGGTTCGTGTTTCGACATTCAAGGGGGCCTATCCGGCACCCTGATAATCTGAAGAGATGTGAGCAGAAGTCTCGAAACACGTGGAAAAACCGGATACTGGCAAGGAGGAAAGAAAGGCATATAGGAAAACGGGTTTCATCCCGGATAGGCAATTCCGGGATGAAACCGACCTTTGGAAAATATGCGGCCTGTTCGAGGGAGTTGCGGTCCGAATAGCCGAGGTCGATCACAGGAATGCCATGAAAATCGGCATGATGAACAATCCATCGGAATCGATTTGCGATGAAGCGGAATTCTGTGGCCAATCGGGGTTCGACTTTCTGGATCTGACCATCGAAGGTCCGAAAGCCGCTGAAGTAGATATTCCCCGGCTGCGCTCAATTCTCGATGCATACGGCATGTTCGTTGTCGGGCATACCGATCCCTGTCTGCCGCATGCCTATCCGAATCCGGAAATCCGGAAGGCCTGTCTTCTGGAATTGAAGCGATGCGCCGCCATTTTTTCCGCACTGGGCGCATCGGTCATGAATATCCATCCCTGTTATTTCTGCCCGCCCGCCATGAGAGCCGATCTGGTCGCCTTCAATATCGAGTCCTTGAGATCGATCGTTGAAATGGCCAGTCCCTATGGTCTTGCCGTGGCCGTCGAAAACTACCAGGCCCCTTTTGACCGCGTGTCCACATTTTCGGAAATCCTCGAAGCCGTGCCGGGTTTGCACTTGCATCTCGATTTCGGGCATGCCAATTTCGGTATGGATAACCATCGGGTTTTCTGCAGGGAACTGGGAGGGACCATCCGGCATGTTCATTTTTCAGACAATCGATCCCGGGCAGACGATCATATGCCTCTCGGGGTTGGAACCGTTGACTGGGAAGATGCGGTAGATTCACTGAAGGCGATCGGCTACGATGGCACCATCACCCTGGAAGTTTTCTGCAACAAGACCATGCGGTGCGCCTATCTGGATCTGAGCAGACGACTGATCCAGGATCTTTGGCGGGCCGGGTCATGATTGACTGTTTTCCTCGATACGGGTGTGAATAACCAGCAGATTGCCCCGTTTCAATTCGATTGCAACACTGTCCTGCAGAAAAACATTGCTGATGCCCCGGCTCGAGCCGAGGGCGAGGTCTTCGTGGTCAAGATCGTACAACAGGCCTTTGAGGCAGACATCCCTTGCGCTTTCGGCAAGTGCGATCAGGGATAGTCCATCCCCTGTCTTTCCGCGAATCGTCATGGCGGCAGGCCCGCGCAGCAGGCGGATCTTGGCGCCGTCTGCGACAAGGCATACATCGATTCCTGCCAGCACGGGATGCAGCAGCAGGCACACATTGCCGATGCTCATGTCCCAGCGCCCCCCGAGAGCCCCGAACACAAGAATCTCTGTTGACCCCTGCTTCACCACCGCATGTTCCAGCGCCAGCTCCAGATCCGTCTGATCCTTTTGAGAAGGAAACTGCAGAATTTCCGGCACCGCCCCCCGGGCTTCATTGAGAAGCGCCGGATCGAGGGAATCCATATCACCGATCAGGGTATCGGTTCGAATGTTCATGGCCGCGCAATAGCGGTACCCGCCGTCGACGGCAATGACCCGGTCTACGGGTTGAATGCATTCGAGGCATTCCAGCCGGAAAGCGGGGGTTCCATTGGCGACGATAACGGTTCGGCGGCGGGTTGGATGGGGCATGGTCATCTTGATGGCAACTTGGAATTACAGAAAGTGCAGATACCGCACGCCGACATCGTATCGATCTGCGTCAACCTCGGCCTGTCTGCACCAGCGGACCTCCGCCACCGTCATGTAGGGCAGCTTGATATCTTCTTCAGTCCCGGTTTCTTTCAAGATCATCCCCGGTGTCTGAATGCGAAGAATGCCGCCAGGGGTGAACGGGCGCCTGGATTGAAAATACAGGCCATCCCTGCTGCAATTGGCGGTCATGCCGTTTGTTGCTGCCGTCTGGTTCACATATCCGCAACTGATGGGCACCTGTTTTGGGTACCTGCTGCTGGTTCTTTTTTCGGCTCGGGGTGACATGGCGGGCTCCTTTCTGTCCGTCTTTTCGCAAAACGACACAACAGATCGAAAAAGCCAAATTTGAAAAGCGGGCTGATGGGCTGCGCTGGTAATTGCGGTGTCCAACAGGAAGATGGAACAGGCGCTACTTTGAAAAATAGGAGAAGATATACCCGAAAACGTACTTTTCTAAAGTAATACATCACGGCCGAATGTCAACCGGTGATCAGAGACTGGTGACAAGAGACATTTTGGTAGGTTTCCAATACGTCAAATCTGATCGGCGGCCCATTGGATTGCGGCTTTCAGCAGGACTTCTTCGGAAACGGATTCTTCGGGAAGCGCGAGTTCCTCGATGAGCGCCTGCCTGCTTCGAAATGTATCGAGATCATAGATGGCCGTAAAGATCAGATCCCGCATCGCGGGTGTCAGTGATTTGGGTTTGAGGCGGTTGACCGCTTCGATCAAGCTCAATACCCGGTCATTCATTTCTTCGTATGTGTTCAACCCCTGCTGTTCGATCCATTCCGCAAGAGGCATTCCTTTTCCACCATCCATCCATCCCTTGCAATGCGGCTCCCGGATGAGGGCGTATTGAACTGTAATGCGGCCTGTCTGCCGCGATTTGGCGGCCATGCGGATCAGGGGATATGTCCGGCATGAGGCTGGTCTGTCCTCATAAACGGTGCAGCCGTTTTCTGAAAGAAAGGGGCATGCGAATTGCTTTTCCGCTACCGGTTTCAAACTGACCATGGGCAGGCCCGTTTCGGGGCCTGTGAACCGGATGGTGTACCGGGCCAGAAATTCGCCTGACGGCAGGTTCAGGGCGTTTTTCAGCCGCAACACGTCGTAGGGGGTGAGCACCTGGTCGAGGTCGTGGCAGCATTCGGTAAAGCAACTGACCGAAGGTTCGCAGGAAAAAGGCATGATATCGGTTTTCCGGATAAAAATCATTTCGGTTTCCATTTGGATCGATCCTTTTTTGATGCGTCATTCAGGGTGGTGAGCGCCGTATGATGATCGAATATCTTTTGCGGAAATCCATATCAAAAATGGCTCCGATATGGCAAGGCTCTTTCTGGCCATCATGGATGGGGAAAATCATGGCTTGACATTCAAAATATTGAAGTCTATTCATTGCGGCCGTAGAAATGCGTCTTGGGGACGGTTTGATCAACTACAATTCAATCTTGGAAAAGGAGAAGATGGTTCATGGACTTGCCGAAGTATGAAGTTGGAAAAACCACGATCGGAGAATTGGTAGACAACGTGGCGGATCAGTTTGGCCAGAAGCGGGCGCTCATATATCCAAAACTCGGCATCGACTACACCTATAGCCAGTTTCGGGATGCTTGCAACGAAATCGCCCGGGCATTCATGGCGCTCGGCATTCAGAAAGGGGAGCATATCGCCATCTGGGCGAACAATGTCCCGGAATGGGTGCTGACCCAATTTGCCACCGGCAAGATGGGAGCGGTTCTCGTTACCGTCAATACCAATTACCGGAGCTTCGAGCTCGAATACCTGTTGAAACAGTCCGATTCAACCACACTGCTGATGATCGGCGGCGTTCGGGAACCGGATGAATACCTGAAGGTCATCAACGAGATTTGTCCGGAGCTGAAAGAATGCAAACCAGGGCAGCTCAAAAGCGCGCGGGTTCCTTTATTGAAAAATGTCATCTTTCTCGGAAAGGGACATCATCCAGGGATGTTCACCTGGAACGATATCATGGCCATGGCCCGGCAGGTCAGCGAGGCGGAGCTCGCCAAACGTCAGTCATCTCTCAATGCCGATGATGTCATCAACATGCAATACACATCCGGCACGACGGGTTTTCCAAAAGGGGTCCAGCTTACCCATACCAATCTGATCGGCAACGCGAAAAGCATTGCGGAATGCCAGAAGCTCTCCGCCAGGGACTGCATGTGCATCCCGGTGCCGTTTTTTCATTGCTTCGGCTGCGTGCTGGGAACCCTCACCTGTGTGGTTTCGGCAACAACGATGGCGCCGGTTGTGGCGTTCAATCCCGTCGATGTTCTCGAAACCGTCGAGGCATGCAAATGCACGGCTCTGCATGGCGTGCCTACCATGTTCATTGCCGAACTCGAGGAAATGAAGAATCGAAAATACGACACCTCACACCTGCGGACCGGAATCATGGCCGGCTCCCCTTGTCCGATCGAAGTGATGAAGCAGGTGATCGATGTGATGGGCGCAACGGAAATGTGCATCACCTACGGCCAGACGGAGGCATCTCCCGGTATTACCATGACGCGAACCACCGACCCGCTGGAACGGAAGGTGGCCACCGTCGGCAAGGCCCTTCCCGATGTCGAGGTCAAGATCGTCGATACGGGCACGGGGGAAACGGTTCCGCCCGGGGTTCAGGGGGAACTCTGTACCCGGGGGTACCACGTCATGAAAGGGTATTACAAGAATCCGGAAGGCACGGCCAGGGCCATCGACAAGGATGGCTGGCTGCATACCGGGGATTTGGCCATCATGGATGAAGAGGGCTATTGCAAGATTACCGGGAGGATCAAGGATATGATCATCCGGGGCGGAGAGAACATCTATCCCCGTGAAATCGAGGAATTTCTCTATACCCACCCGTTCATCAAGGATGTCCAGGTGGTCGGCGTGCCCAGCAGGAAATACGGGGAGGAAGTCGCGGCCTATATTCAAGTGAAAAACGGCAATTCCCTGAGCGCCGAAGAGCTCAAGGCATTCTGCAAGGACAAGATTTCCTTTCACAAAATCCCGGCCTTCTTTTTCTTTGTGAACGAATATCCGACAACGGCCAGCGGAAAGATTCAGAAATACAAACTCCGGGAAAAGGCCATTCAGGAACTGCACCGGGAAGAAGACGCCAAAACCGCCACGGCATGAGCGGGTTGCCCCATGTGTGAACGGGCCTGAAGGCGTTCAGGCCCGTTGCTTTTTTTGAAGTCAGAAGAACTGAGTTATTAACCCATTGAATTGCCATCCCTTACGAATCATTTTTTCAGCCCCTTCCTATCGCCGTGCACCTTTCCCCATCGATTCTCCGCATAGAATTCTATTGATTTGTTGGTCAATCTGTGATGAAGAATACCTCTTCGAAGAATGCTGCGCTTGAAGAGCGGCGCTATGCATGGTGTTTTCCAGACCAGCCGGCCGCCTGTTGGATGGCGGCTTTTTTATCTATCATAGCGAAGGAGGACGGAATGTTTCGGATTGTCAATCGAGAAGAAATGGCAGGGGGAACGATCATATTGAATGAGATCGAGGCTCCCCTCATCGCAAAAAAAGCCAAACCCGGGCAATTTGTCATTTTGAAAGCGACGGAAACCGGGGAGCGGATCCCGCTGACCATGGCGGATACCGATCGGCAGAAAGGCACGATTACCATCATTTACATGGTGGTTGGTAAAAGTACGGCCCTCTTCAAAACTCTGAAAGTGGGCGATGGGTATCAGGATGTCATCGGCCCGCTCGGTAAACCCACCCATATCGAAAAAGTGGGCAAGGTGGTATGTGTCGGCGGCGGAACCGGTATCGCCGTGCTGCATCCCATCACCCGTGCCTTGAAGGAAATCGGGAATCATGTCATCAGCATTATCGGCGCCAGGACAAAGGATCTGTTGATCCTCGAAGACCGCATGAAAGCTGTTTCCACGGAGCTGCATGTGTGTACGGACGATGGTTCCTACGGCCACCATGGTTTTGTCACCGAAGTGCTCAAGGATGTGCTGGCGAAGGGTGATGTCCGGCTGGCTGTCGCCATCGGACCGGTGCCCATGATGAAATTCGTATCGAAGATCACCAAGGAATTCAATGTGCCGACCATGGTCAGCCTCAATCCCATCATGGTGGACGGGACCGGAATGTGCGGTGGATGCCGGGTCAGTGTGGGTGGAGAAACCAAATTCGCCTGTGTCGACGGCCCCGAATTCGACGGACACCAGGTCGATTACGACGAATTGATGCGAAGGCTGCAAGCCTATTGCGAAGACGAAAAGAAATGCTACAACGATTTCTGTACGATGCAGCAGGCTTCCTGATCTGAATCGACAACCGCCAACCGGCATTGTCATCGATATGATATCCAACCATCCTGATTGTGGAGGAAAACGATATGGCTGAAAAACCCGAAACCAAAAAAGCGACGCCCCGACAGAAAATGCCGGAGCAAAAACCCGAGATCCGAAGAAGAAATTTCGAAGAAGTGCCGATCGGCTATTCCGTGGAAAACGCCATGGCGGAGGCGAGCCGCTGCCTGCAGTGCAAGAAGCCGGGCTGTGTGGAAGGATGCCCGGTCAATGTGGATATTCCCGGCTTCATTCATTTGATAACCCAGGGCGATTTGACCGGGGCCATTCGGCACATCTGGGAACAGAACGCCCTTCCGGCCGTATGCGGCCGGGTTTGCCCGCAGGAGATCCAGTGCGAAGGCAACTGTATTGTGGGCAAAAAAGGAGAGCCAGTCGCCATCGGCAATCTGGAGCGTTTTGTGGCGGATTACGAACGGATGCACGGTACGGGTGCGCTGCCGCCGAAGCAGGCGCCAACAGGAAAGAAAGTGGCCGTTGTCGGCTCTGGTCCTGCCGGTCTGACGGTGGCAGGCGACCTGCTGCGAAAAGGTCATGAGGTCACCATTCTCGAGGCGTTTCACAAACCCGGCGGCGTTCTGGTTTATGGAATTCCGGAATTCAGACTGCCCAAGGACATCGTTTTTTCCGAAGTGGCGTTTTTGGAGCGGATGGGAGCCAGGCTCGAATGCAATGCCGTGGTGGGCAGAACCGTTTCGCTCGATGAGCTCTTCGAAGAAGGCTATGAGGCCATATTCCTGGGCGTGGGCGCGGGTTTGCCGAAATTCTTGAATGTCCCGGGAGAAAACCTGATCGGCATCCTTTCCGCCAATGAATACCTGACCCGGACCAACCTCATGAAGGCGTATCGTTTCCCCGAATATGACACCCCGATTCCGAGGGCCAAAGATGTGGTGGTGTTTGGCGCGGGCAATGTGGCCATGGACTCGGCCAGAACCGCCATGCGGCTTGGGGCGGATCGCGTGCGCATCGTGTACCGCAGGTCCAGGGAGGAGATGCCCGCACGGAAAGCCGAGATACATCATGCGGAAGAAGAGGGAATCGAGTTCCATCTGCTGACCAACCCCCTCGAATTCATCGGAAACGACAAGGGCAGGCTGGTTGCGGTGAAATGTCAGAAGATGGAGCTCGGTGAGCCGGATGCCTCCGGAAGACGGCGTCCTGTCCCCATTCCGGGCAGCGAATTCACTACGGAATGTGATTTGGGAATTGTCGCGGTTGGAACGGGCGCCAATCCCCTGCTCACCCAGACGACAGCCGATCTGAAATTGAACAAATGGGGATATATCGTCACGGATCCGGCCACCGGGAAAACCAGCAAGAAAGGCGTGTGGGCGGGCGGCGACATCGTGACAGGTTCCGCCACCGTCATTCTGGCGATGGGGGCTGGCCGAAAAGCCGCCGATTCCATTCACAATTATCTCACATGGGGATGGTAATGCCATTTCATCAGTGACAGGTTGTTGGGCAGTGGGCAGTCGGCAGTCGGCTGTGGGCAGTGGATTTTTGGCCTATTTTCATCTCCGGGTGTGGTGACCCCTGCCCATGAGCATTCATCGTGAAAATGCATCTGGTAGGGGCGGCCCCCTGTGGCCGCCCTCCCGGAAAGATCATAAAATGAAAGGATGTCCGCCATGACAGCATCCGCTCCAACCATCACCCTCAAGGGCAATCCGCTTCCCCTTGCCGGAGCATTGCCGCAGGTCGGCCAGAACGCGCCGAACGCCGAGCTGGTCAACAACGATCTGGCCCCGGTTCAGCTCGAGAGCTTTCGCGGAAAAGTGCTTGTCTTGTCTTCGGTGCCTTCCCTCGATACGCCGATATGCGACATGGAAACCAGGCGGTTCAATCAGGAGGCGGAAAAACTGGGAGAGCGCGTCCAGATCATCACCATCAGCATGGATCTGCCTTTTGCGCAAAAACGATGGTGCGGCGCCGCAGGCATCGAACGGGTGCTCACCCTTTCCGATTACCGGGCAGCCGATTTCGGTACGAAGTACGGCGTGCTCATTCCGGCGATCCGGCTCCTTGCCCGTGCGGTTTTCGTGGTCGATGCCGCAGGGGTGATCCGGTATGTGCAACTGGTTCCGGAGGTGGGGCAGGAACCCGAATACGGGCCGATTCTGCAGGCCGTGAAAGCGCTGCTCTGAATGATCCTTCTGGGTACTGTCGTCAATGCGCTTTCCATCGCTTTCGGCGGCCTCATCGGGCTGGTCTTTCGCGGCAGAATTTCCTCGGCGTACCATCGCAGCGTCATGCAGGCCATCGGGCTGGCAGTCGCCATCATCGGAATCAGCGGTGCGCTGAAATTCGTGCAGATTCTGCTCATCATCTTCAGCCTGGCCATCGGCAGCCTTGCCGGCGAGGCCATCGGCATCGAACGCAGGCTCGTTCAGCTTGGCGAATGGATACAGGGCCGGTTTTCGAGCAGCGATAGCGACCTGACGAAGGGTTTTGTGACGGCAAGCCTGCTTTACTGTGTGGGCTCCATGGCCATTGTCGGATCGCTCGAAAGCGGCATTTCCAGCAACCATCAGACCCTGTTCGCCAAATCCATTCTGGATGGCGTCACGGCGATTCTCTTTGCTTCTTCGCTGGGATGGGGGGTGCTGCTTTCCGCCGTATCGGTGTTCGTCTATCAGGGCCTGATCGTGGTTTCGGCATCTGTCATTGCCCCGTATCTGACCCAGCCGGTGGTGGCCGACATGTCATCGGTCGGCGGCATCCTGATTCTGGCGATCGGCATCGAGTTGCTCGATATCCAAAAACTGCACGTCGGCAACATGTTGCCAGCCGTTTTCATTCCCCTGATTTACGGTGTCCTGCGGTCCTGGTTTTAGAGATGGTTACTGATTACTGATTACTGATTACTGACTGCTCGTTTCAGATTTCCCTTTCCCGAGGCAGACAATATGATTCGCAAAAATTCCAAAATCCTGTTCGATCAAGCCACACCCATCATTCCCGGAGGCGTCAACAGCCCCGTACGGGCCTGCAAATCCGTAGGGACCGAGCCCGTTTTCATCCGGAAGGGCGAAGGGTGCCTGC
It includes:
- a CDS encoding branched-chain amino acid ABC transporter permease; the encoded protein is MDLFLMTITTGLMVGGIYALVALGWVLIYKCSGVLNLAMGEMTLIGAYTSLSFYTMGVPFLASLAISLIIGFILGILTERIFLDRLIGEPVLSVIMVTVGLSFFFKGIVELLWGTDTRVFNPPVFSMEPIKFGPIVVGQVYVWSFVAAMILLVVFVSFFKYTQWGLSMQATADDEMAALSVGVSARFVYAAAWAIAFMAAGVGGTLLGNINGLNISVGYLGLLVLPAVVLGGLNSIPGAIVGGLIIGVLQNLAGAYLDRYFPGGVKEIAPFVFMAIFLLFKPHGLWGWERIERV
- a CDS encoding branched-chain amino acid ABC transporter permease, with the protein product MSTTFLPCGVYHENYAQDHAWFQTNLIKGKMILLFVLLYLVVPWVADVYWISVMNQVGYTIMGALGVQLLIGYCGQLTLGHAAFIAVGAYTSTLLILEFPWPQFLLDVGLAYPISIFVAAIVAGIWSVLFGLPSARVKGFYLILTTMAAQFITVDFLITQYISQIGGRGQAFSLPAGTIKIGPWTIDSDVKVYYMILTFVVICIAGVANLVRSRVGRAWIAIRDNDISAEVMGINIVQYKLMAFFVAGFIGGIAGACWISNLAAISPEHFPWFWSLWLVGVILIGGVGSIHGTVFGALFMVVVMELLQMAVMPLSDAYPKLLMDFLFIKEAAFGLSICLFLLFEPNGLAYRWWQIKNYFNLWPFSY
- a CDS encoding ABC transporter substrate-binding protein, whose translation is MKPKRSWWVWLSIVMILGWAAGAGAADEINIGALNDMTGATSDVGKDYALGIAEAINYINDTGGINGKKIKLFQFDYGYRIPEALTKYSLFKQKKCVAVLGWGTGDTEALAPTVGKDKMPYISASYSGHLCDPKKAPYNLFFSTDYSTQARGLITAWFDKKWPKKPDFGKRKPRIVFAYMFASPFSSASIKAAEDQATMLGFEVGPKQDVSLFAIDTKSQILAMKDFKPDVVLHTNTVMSVAATIRDAYALELGADNIIVNWGFDEALPVLAGKAAEGAMGCAPWAFFGQDVKLMDKVKEYAQKFNPGIPLEKRTIHTIQAWANAMGLAEALKRADKAGDLTGEGILKKGFETMRNYEIGLGLAPVSFTPTDHRPQSKARIYEYKDGKFVMMDEVDLKARWPEKWEKEWLGW
- a CDS encoding ABC transporter ATP-binding protein encodes the protein MSAETILKINNIEVKYHEVILVIKGVSIEIPKGGIVALLGANGAGKSTTLKAVSGLLNHEDGEVTDGSIEFMGERIDKMRAEKIAKLGIVQVIEGRRVFEHLTVEENLKVGAHLRKKEGRSVKDGLDMVYHYFPRLKEKRNETAGFISGGEQQMTVVGRALMTSPKLILLDEPSMGLAPMLIHEIFNIITRLNREEGISILLVEQNAKLALNVAPHAYVMENGRIVMDDTAEKLKQNPDIKDFYLGLKDVGTRKSFRDVKHYKRRKRWLA
- a CDS encoding sugar phosphate isomerase/epimerase family protein, coding for MKIGMMNNPSESICDEAEFCGQSGFDFLDLTIEGPKAAEVDIPRLRSILDAYGMFVVGHTDPCLPHAYPNPEIRKACLLELKRCAAIFSALGASVMNIHPCYFCPPAMRADLVAFNIESLRSIVEMASPYGLAVAVENYQAPFDRVSTFSEILEAVPGLHLHLDFGHANFGMDNHRVFCRELGGTIRHVHFSDNRSRADDHMPLGVGTVDWEDAVDSLKAIGYDGTITLEVFCNKTMRCAYLDLSRRLIQDLWRAGS
- a CDS encoding thiamine diphosphokinase — translated: MPHPTRRRTVIVANGTPAFRLECLECIQPVDRVIAVDGGYRYCAAMNIRTDTLIGDMDSLDPALLNEARGAVPEILQFPSQKDQTDLELALEHAVVKQGSTEILVFGALGGRWDMSIGNVCLLLHPVLAGIDVCLVADGAKIRLLRGPAAMTIRGKTGDGLSLIALAESARDVCLKGLLYDLDHEDLALGSSRGISNVFLQDSVAIELKRGNLLVIHTRIEENSQS